Proteins from a single region of Drosophila biarmipes strain raj3 chromosome 3R, RU_DBia_V1.1, whole genome shotgun sequence:
- the LOC108024797 gene encoding class E basic helix-loop-helix protein 22 isoform X3 encodes MSRNQLPDSSSSPPISHLPFHNFDDDLINDLPSCIYAGQHQGGGATGGGGGGGSGGGGGNSALRLNSNNLRHIQQHYMQHSGENLLDSSTNPMGVHNAGGGAPLMCNSPSASSSGGGGNNGGSATPGGGGGPNPGYGAVGATAASSYKMQRQAANVRERKRIQRSAPTGSINSAFDELRVHVPTFPYEKRLSKIDTLRLAIAYISLLREVLQTDYDPLTYVEKCLRGEIKADRANWNTSDLTARLSWINWENLGVHPGRRTLLTSLALSSEPLCGAHCGMP; translated from the exons ATGTCGCGAAATCAATTGCCAGACTCGTCCTCGTCGCCTCCCATTAG TCATCTACCCTTTCACAATTTCGACGATGATCTGATCAACGATCTGCCCTCCTGCATTTATGCTGGCCAGCATCAGGGTGGAGGAGCCACCggcggaggtggtggtggtgggtcaggaggaggcggcggcaaCTCAGCGCTGCGCCTCAATTCCAACAACCTGCGCCACATCCAGCAGCATTATATGCAACACAGCGGAG AGAATCTGCTGGACTCCTCCACCAATCCTATGGGGGTGCACAATGCCGGCGGCGGAGCACCCCTGATGTGCAACAGTCCCagtgccagcagcagcggagGCGGTGGCAACAACGGAGGATCAGCCACTCCCGGCGGCGGAGGTGGCCCCAATCCCGGCTATGGAGCCGTGGGAGCCACAGCGGCGTCCAGCTACAAGATGCAGCGACAGGCGGCCAATGTGCGGGAAAGGAAACGCATCCAGAGGTCCGCCCCAACTGG TAGCATCAATTCGGCCTTCGATGAGCTGAGGGTGCACGTGCCCACTTTTCCGTACGAGAAACGTCTGAGCAAGATCGACACTCTGCGCCTGGCCATCGCCTACATATCCCTGCTGCGCGAGGTGCTGCAGACGGACTACGATCCTCTGACCTATGTGGAGAAGTGTCTGCGGGGCGAGATCAAAGCGGACAGGGCCAATTGGAATACGAGTG ATCTCACGGCTCGGCTTTCCTGGATTAACTGGGAGAACCTGGGCGTCCATCCTGGCAGGCGCACTCTGCTCACCTCGCTGGCTCTGTCCTCGGAGCCCCTGTGCGGAGCCCACTGCGGAATGCCATAG
- the LOC108024796 gene encoding growth hormone-regulated TBC protein 1-A → MDATASSKFSDVDEYGFKRGDHFDYKNYSKFMDGYLKTLTRRRMKWEAMLQQNTDLTQVDAKLKRYIRKGIPGPYRPDVWMKISGAAAAQRRSPDLFRSLLRTEPFDKEISDSISIDLPRTFPDNIHFDTKKQRLYNILIAYAHHNRDVGYCQGLNYIAGLLLIVTDDEEKSFWLLKHIVENIVPQYHSHNMANLLRDLAVFRELVIRRIPAVNRQVDNLGLPYPVIASKWFICIFAEVLPVETVLRIWDCVFAEGYKIVFRAALAMFVTHKNAILACDDIAALANLFRDTMIQDNIVTDCHGFVEAMFSLRLKRSELESLRKVAVLNPA, encoded by the exons ATGGATGCTACCGCAAGTTCAAAGTTCAG CGACGTGGACGAGTATGGCTTCAAGCGCGGCGACCACTTCGACTATAAAAACTACTCCAAGTTCATGGATGGTTACCTGAAGACGCTGACGCGACGTCGCATGAAATGGGAGGCCATGCTGCAGCAGAACACCGATCTCACCCAGGTGGACGCCAAGCTGAAGCGGTACATTCGGAAGGGCATACCCGGTCCGTACCGTCCCGACGTCTGGATGAAAATATCcggcgccgccgccgcccagcGCCGCTCCCCGGATCTCTTTCGCAGCCTGCTGCGCACCGAGCCCTTCGACAAGGAAATCAGCGATTCCATATCAATCGATCTACCTCGTACCTTCCCCGACAATATTCACTTCGATACGAAGAAGCAGCGCCTGTACAACATCCTCATCGCCTACGCCCACCACAATAGGGATGTGGGCTACTGCCAGGGCCTCAACTACATTGCCGGTCTGCTGCTGATCGTCACAGATGACGAGGAGAAATCCTTCTGGCTGCTCAAGCACATCGTGGAGAACATAGTGCCGCAGTACCACTCGCACAACATGGCCAATCTCCTGAGGGATTTGGCCGTGTTCCGGGAGTTGGTCATCCGGCGGATACCAGCGGTCAACCGACAAGTGGATAACTTGG GCCTGCCCTACCCGGTGATCGCCAGCAAATGGTTCATCTGCATCTTTGCCGAGGTGCTGCCCGTGGAGACGGTGCTGCGCATCTGGGACTGCGTCTTCGCCGAGGGCTACAAGATAGTTTTTCGCGCTGCCCTGGCCATGTTCGTCACCCACAAGAACGCCATTCTAGCCTGCGATGACATCGCCGCCCTGGCCAACTTGTTCCGCGACACCATGATCCAGGACAACATTGTGACGGACTGTCATGGCTTCGTGGAGGCCATGTTCAGCCTGCGCCTGAAGCGAAGCGAGCTGGAAAGCCTACGTAAGGTGGCAGTGCTAAATCCGGCCTAA
- the LOC108024797 gene encoding class E basic helix-loop-helix protein 22 isoform X4, which yields MSRNQLPDSSSSPPISHLPFHNFDDDLINDLPSCIYAGQHQGGGATGGGGGGGSGGGGGNSALRLNSNNLRHIQQHYMQHSGENLLDSSTNPMGVHNAGGGAPLMCNSPSASSSGGGGNNGGSATPGGGGGPNPGYGAVGATAASSYKMQRQAANVRERKRIQSSINSAFDELRVHVPTFPYEKRLSKIDTLRLAIAYISLLREVLQTDYDPLTYVEKCLRGEIKADRANWNTSDLTARLSWINWENLGVHPGRRTLLTSLALSSEPLCGAHCGMP from the exons ATGTCGCGAAATCAATTGCCAGACTCGTCCTCGTCGCCTCCCATTAG TCATCTACCCTTTCACAATTTCGACGATGATCTGATCAACGATCTGCCCTCCTGCATTTATGCTGGCCAGCATCAGGGTGGAGGAGCCACCggcggaggtggtggtggtgggtcaggaggaggcggcggcaaCTCAGCGCTGCGCCTCAATTCCAACAACCTGCGCCACATCCAGCAGCATTATATGCAACACAGCGGAG AGAATCTGCTGGACTCCTCCACCAATCCTATGGGGGTGCACAATGCCGGCGGCGGAGCACCCCTGATGTGCAACAGTCCCagtgccagcagcagcggagGCGGTGGCAACAACGGAGGATCAGCCACTCCCGGCGGCGGAGGTGGCCCCAATCCCGGCTATGGAGCCGTGGGAGCCACAGCGGCGTCCAGCTACAAGATGCAGCGACAGGCGGCCAATGTGCGGGAAAGGAAACGCATCCAGAG TAGCATCAATTCGGCCTTCGATGAGCTGAGGGTGCACGTGCCCACTTTTCCGTACGAGAAACGTCTGAGCAAGATCGACACTCTGCGCCTGGCCATCGCCTACATATCCCTGCTGCGCGAGGTGCTGCAGACGGACTACGATCCTCTGACCTATGTGGAGAAGTGTCTGCGGGGCGAGATCAAAGCGGACAGGGCCAATTGGAATACGAGTG ATCTCACGGCTCGGCTTTCCTGGATTAACTGGGAGAACCTGGGCGTCCATCCTGGCAGGCGCACTCTGCTCACCTCGCTGGCTCTGTCCTCGGAGCCCCTGTGCGGAGCCCACTGCGGAATGCCATAG
- the LOC108024797 gene encoding class E basic helix-loop-helix protein 22 isoform X5 — translation MSRNQLPDSSSSPPISHLPFHNFDDDLINDLPSCIYAGQHQGGGATGGGGGGGSGGGGGNSALRLNSNNLRHIQQHYMQHSGENLLDSSTNPMGVHNAGGGAPLMCNSPSASSSGGGGNNGGSATPGGGGGPNPGYGAVGATAASSYKMQRQAANVRERKRIQSSINSAFDELRVHVPTFPYEKRLSKIDTLRLAIAYISLLREVLQTDYDPLTYVEKCLRGEIKADRANWNTNLTARLSWINWENLGVHPGRRTLLTSLALSSEPLCGAHCGMP, via the exons ATGTCGCGAAATCAATTGCCAGACTCGTCCTCGTCGCCTCCCATTAG TCATCTACCCTTTCACAATTTCGACGATGATCTGATCAACGATCTGCCCTCCTGCATTTATGCTGGCCAGCATCAGGGTGGAGGAGCCACCggcggaggtggtggtggtgggtcaggaggaggcggcggcaaCTCAGCGCTGCGCCTCAATTCCAACAACCTGCGCCACATCCAGCAGCATTATATGCAACACAGCGGAG AGAATCTGCTGGACTCCTCCACCAATCCTATGGGGGTGCACAATGCCGGCGGCGGAGCACCCCTGATGTGCAACAGTCCCagtgccagcagcagcggagGCGGTGGCAACAACGGAGGATCAGCCACTCCCGGCGGCGGAGGTGGCCCCAATCCCGGCTATGGAGCCGTGGGAGCCACAGCGGCGTCCAGCTACAAGATGCAGCGACAGGCGGCCAATGTGCGGGAAAGGAAACGCATCCAGAG TAGCATCAATTCGGCCTTCGATGAGCTGAGGGTGCACGTGCCCACTTTTCCGTACGAGAAACGTCTGAGCAAGATCGACACTCTGCGCCTGGCCATCGCCTACATATCCCTGCTGCGCGAGGTGCTGCAGACGGACTACGATCCTCTGACCTATGTGGAGAAGTGTCTGCGGGGCGAGATCAAAGCGGACAGGGCCAATTGGAATACGA ATCTCACGGCTCGGCTTTCCTGGATTAACTGGGAGAACCTGGGCGTCCATCCTGGCAGGCGCACTCTGCTCACCTCGCTGGCTCTGTCCTCGGAGCCCCTGTGCGGAGCCCACTGCGGAATGCCATAG
- the LOC108024732 gene encoding organic cation transporter protein isoform X1, which produces MAKRASLTHDSKSLELELPLLAPQERSQRSRSGTIPLCIMHDSGKPSPATSPTIPPKQQAATLQSPAAAAAVSGLDPADDEDETDVIGDLMGHYGKWQLLMTVLLSLFQVPNTFHISSSIYQAANKDFWCQRPAQFQHVPVDVWRNISGSVDNCQRWEGIDWSQVSNETAVPPEWKKPLEVDRKLVACEKWEYETNDNVGNTWTSQWDLVCEKEHLKNVAEMFFLLGVATGGIISGYLSDKFGRKTMLFISAVLQTIFGLGLYICSSFELYLTLRALLGLVSVSVTYSGLILAIEYVDGKWRTIAGMYNLFPLPISYMIISGLAYLTQDYQRLQLCIGIPGIFLCFLWFVVPESPRWLLVKGRIDEVRRIIEAAAKFNGRQLPADYQLTPPTQESSSQDVTYLFRSSYLRRISICFFCIWFTMNLVYYGIILNMSSFGGNVYLNSALAGLVEIPAIAVAMYIITKVGKKWLFCATLICAGVACCCAAITEGQADLLWLKITFLMMGKFTISAGNTIMPVYTAELYPTPIRNVGVGACNVAAGVALILTPYLSLLNKIEGHLLMTLLTAWSIFGGFVVLFLPETAVRSKGDNQGGSHASANANASAAKQV; this is translated from the exons ATGGCCAAGCGGGCGAGCTTAACGCACGACAGCAAGTCGTTGGAACTGGAGCTGCCGCTGCTGGCGCCCCAGGAGCGGAGTCAgaggagcaggagcgggaCCA TTCCTTTGTGCATCATGCACGACTCCGGCAAACCGTCCCCCGCCACCAGCCCCACCATCCCGCCCAAACAGCAGGCAGCGACGCTCCAGTCgccggcagcggcggcggcggtcaGCGGACTGGACCCGGcggacgacgaggacgagaCCGACGTGATCGGCGACCTGATGGGCCACTACGGCAAGTGGCAGCTGCTGATGACGGTGCTGCTGTCGCTCTTCCAGGTGCCCAATACCTTCCACATATCCTCGTCCATCTACCAGGCGGCCAACAAGGATTTCTGGTGCCAGCGACCGGCGCAATTTCAGCATGTGCCAGTGGATGTCTGGCGGAATATTAGTGGTTCCGTGGACAACTGCCAGAGGTGGGAGGGCATCGATTGGAGTCAGGTTTCCAATGAGACCGCGGTGCCTCCGGAGTGgaag AAACCTCTGGAGGTGGATAGGAAATTGGTGGCCTGCGAGAAGTGGGAGTACGAGACCAACGACAACGTGGGCAACACCTGGACCTCCCAGTGGGATCTGGTGTGCGAGAAGGAGCACCTGAAGAACGTGGCCGAGATGTTCTTCCTGCTCGGCGTGGCAACAGGTGGCATTATCTCCGGATATTTATCGGACAAGTTCGGTCGCAAGACAATGCTCTTCATATCGGCCGTGCTGCAGACCATATTCG GTCTTGGGCTCTACATCTGCAGCTCCTTCGAGCTATATCTCACACTTCGCGCTCTGCTCGGCCTGGTATCGGTGTCGGTGACCTACTCCGGCCTGATCCTGGCCATCGAGTACGTGGATGGCAAGTGGAGGACCATCGCCGGGATGTACAACCTGTTTCCACTGCCAATCTCCTACATGATCATATCGGGCCTGGCCTATTTGACCCAGGACTATCAACGCCTGCAGCTCTGCATTGGAATTCCGGGGATTTTTCTCTGTTTCCTCTG GTTTGTGGTGCCGGAATCGCCGCGCTGGCTGCTGGTCAAAGGTCGAATCGATGAGGTGCGTCGGATCATTGAGGCGGCGGCCAAGTTCAATGGTCGCCAGCTGCCCGCCGACTATCAGCTGACTCCTCCCACGCAGgagagcagttcgcaggatgTGACCTACCTGTTCCGCTCCAGCTACCTGCGACGCATCTCCATCTGCTTCTTCTGCATCTGGTTCACCATGAACCTGGTCTACTATGGCATTATACTCAACATGAGCTCCTTCGGCGGCAATGTCTACTTGAATTCG GCGCTAGCTGGCCTAGTCGAAATACCCGCCATCGCCGTGGCCATGTACATCATCACCAAGGTGGGCAAGAAGTGGCTCTTCTGCGCCACTTTGATCTGTGCCGGCGTCGCCTGCTGCTGTGCGGCCATCACCGAGGGTCAAGCGGATCTGCTCTGGCTGAAGATCACATTCCTGATGATGGGCAAGTTCACCATAAGTGCGGGCAACACCATAATGCCGGTATACACGGCGGAACTCTATCCCACGCCCATTCGCAATGTGGGCGTTGGGGCCTGCAATGTGGCCGCCGGCGTGGCCCTGATCCTCACCCCCTACCTTTCGCTCCTG AACAAGATTGAGGGTCACCTGCTGATGACCCTGCTGACCGCCTGGAGCATCTTTGGTGGCTTCGTGGTGCTCTTCCTGCCCGAGACCGCGGTGCGTTCAAAGGGCGACAACCAGGGCGGCTCCCATGCCAGTGCCAATGCCAATGCCAGTGCCGCCAAGCAGGTGTAA
- the LOC108024797 gene encoding class E basic helix-loop-helix protein 22 isoform X1, with the protein MSRNQLPDSSSSPPISHLPFHNFDDDLINDLPSCIYAGQHQGGGATGGGGGGGSGGGGGNSALRLNSNNLRHIQQHYMQHSGENLLDSSTNPMGVHNAGGGAPLMCNSPSASSSGGGGNNGGSATPGGGGGPNPGYGAVGATAASSYKMQRQAANVRERKRIQRSAPTGYTKCSINSAFDELRVHVPTFPYEKRLSKIDTLRLAIAYISLLREVLQTDYDPLTYVEKCLRGEIKADRANWNTSDLTARLSWINWENLGVHPGRRTLLTSLALSSEPLCGAHCGMP; encoded by the exons ATGTCGCGAAATCAATTGCCAGACTCGTCCTCGTCGCCTCCCATTAG TCATCTACCCTTTCACAATTTCGACGATGATCTGATCAACGATCTGCCCTCCTGCATTTATGCTGGCCAGCATCAGGGTGGAGGAGCCACCggcggaggtggtggtggtgggtcaggaggaggcggcggcaaCTCAGCGCTGCGCCTCAATTCCAACAACCTGCGCCACATCCAGCAGCATTATATGCAACACAGCGGAG AGAATCTGCTGGACTCCTCCACCAATCCTATGGGGGTGCACAATGCCGGCGGCGGAGCACCCCTGATGTGCAACAGTCCCagtgccagcagcagcggagGCGGTGGCAACAACGGAGGATCAGCCACTCCCGGCGGCGGAGGTGGCCCCAATCCCGGCTATGGAGCCGTGGGAGCCACAGCGGCGTCCAGCTACAAGATGCAGCGACAGGCGGCCAATGTGCGGGAAAGGAAACGCATCCAGAGGTCCGCCCCAACTGGGTACACCAAATG TAGCATCAATTCGGCCTTCGATGAGCTGAGGGTGCACGTGCCCACTTTTCCGTACGAGAAACGTCTGAGCAAGATCGACACTCTGCGCCTGGCCATCGCCTACATATCCCTGCTGCGCGAGGTGCTGCAGACGGACTACGATCCTCTGACCTATGTGGAGAAGTGTCTGCGGGGCGAGATCAAAGCGGACAGGGCCAATTGGAATACGAGTG ATCTCACGGCTCGGCTTTCCTGGATTAACTGGGAGAACCTGGGCGTCCATCCTGGCAGGCGCACTCTGCTCACCTCGCTGGCTCTGTCCTCGGAGCCCCTGTGCGGAGCCCACTGCGGAATGCCATAG
- the LOC108024797 gene encoding class E basic helix-loop-helix protein 22 isoform X2, with translation MSRNQLPDSSSSPPISHLPFHNFDDDLINDLPSCIYAGQHQGGGATGGGGGGGSGGGGGNSALRLNSNNLRHIQQHYMQHSGENLLDSSTNPMGVHNAGGGAPLMCNSPSASSSGGGGNNGGSATPGGGGGPNPGYGAVGATAASSYKMQRQAANVRERKRIQRSAPTGYTKCSINSAFDELRVHVPTFPYEKRLSKIDTLRLAIAYISLLREVLQTDYDPLTYVEKCLRGEIKADRANWNTNLTARLSWINWENLGVHPGRRTLLTSLALSSEPLCGAHCGMP, from the exons ATGTCGCGAAATCAATTGCCAGACTCGTCCTCGTCGCCTCCCATTAG TCATCTACCCTTTCACAATTTCGACGATGATCTGATCAACGATCTGCCCTCCTGCATTTATGCTGGCCAGCATCAGGGTGGAGGAGCCACCggcggaggtggtggtggtgggtcaggaggaggcggcggcaaCTCAGCGCTGCGCCTCAATTCCAACAACCTGCGCCACATCCAGCAGCATTATATGCAACACAGCGGAG AGAATCTGCTGGACTCCTCCACCAATCCTATGGGGGTGCACAATGCCGGCGGCGGAGCACCCCTGATGTGCAACAGTCCCagtgccagcagcagcggagGCGGTGGCAACAACGGAGGATCAGCCACTCCCGGCGGCGGAGGTGGCCCCAATCCCGGCTATGGAGCCGTGGGAGCCACAGCGGCGTCCAGCTACAAGATGCAGCGACAGGCGGCCAATGTGCGGGAAAGGAAACGCATCCAGAGGTCCGCCCCAACTGGGTACACCAAATG TAGCATCAATTCGGCCTTCGATGAGCTGAGGGTGCACGTGCCCACTTTTCCGTACGAGAAACGTCTGAGCAAGATCGACACTCTGCGCCTGGCCATCGCCTACATATCCCTGCTGCGCGAGGTGCTGCAGACGGACTACGATCCTCTGACCTATGTGGAGAAGTGTCTGCGGGGCGAGATCAAAGCGGACAGGGCCAATTGGAATACGA ATCTCACGGCTCGGCTTTCCTGGATTAACTGGGAGAACCTGGGCGTCCATCCTGGCAGGCGCACTCTGCTCACCTCGCTGGCTCTGTCCTCGGAGCCCCTGTGCGGAGCCCACTGCGGAATGCCATAG
- the LOC108024732 gene encoding organic cation transporter protein isoform X2 codes for MHDSGKPSPATSPTIPPKQQAATLQSPAAAAAVSGLDPADDEDETDVIGDLMGHYGKWQLLMTVLLSLFQVPNTFHISSSIYQAANKDFWCQRPAQFQHVPVDVWRNISGSVDNCQRWEGIDWSQVSNETAVPPEWKKPLEVDRKLVACEKWEYETNDNVGNTWTSQWDLVCEKEHLKNVAEMFFLLGVATGGIISGYLSDKFGRKTMLFISAVLQTIFGLGLYICSSFELYLTLRALLGLVSVSVTYSGLILAIEYVDGKWRTIAGMYNLFPLPISYMIISGLAYLTQDYQRLQLCIGIPGIFLCFLWFVVPESPRWLLVKGRIDEVRRIIEAAAKFNGRQLPADYQLTPPTQESSSQDVTYLFRSSYLRRISICFFCIWFTMNLVYYGIILNMSSFGGNVYLNSALAGLVEIPAIAVAMYIITKVGKKWLFCATLICAGVACCCAAITEGQADLLWLKITFLMMGKFTISAGNTIMPVYTAELYPTPIRNVGVGACNVAAGVALILTPYLSLLNKIEGHLLMTLLTAWSIFGGFVVLFLPETAVRSKGDNQGGSHASANANASAAKQV; via the exons ATGCACGACTCCGGCAAACCGTCCCCCGCCACCAGCCCCACCATCCCGCCCAAACAGCAGGCAGCGACGCTCCAGTCgccggcagcggcggcggcggtcaGCGGACTGGACCCGGcggacgacgaggacgagaCCGACGTGATCGGCGACCTGATGGGCCACTACGGCAAGTGGCAGCTGCTGATGACGGTGCTGCTGTCGCTCTTCCAGGTGCCCAATACCTTCCACATATCCTCGTCCATCTACCAGGCGGCCAACAAGGATTTCTGGTGCCAGCGACCGGCGCAATTTCAGCATGTGCCAGTGGATGTCTGGCGGAATATTAGTGGTTCCGTGGACAACTGCCAGAGGTGGGAGGGCATCGATTGGAGTCAGGTTTCCAATGAGACCGCGGTGCCTCCGGAGTGgaag AAACCTCTGGAGGTGGATAGGAAATTGGTGGCCTGCGAGAAGTGGGAGTACGAGACCAACGACAACGTGGGCAACACCTGGACCTCCCAGTGGGATCTGGTGTGCGAGAAGGAGCACCTGAAGAACGTGGCCGAGATGTTCTTCCTGCTCGGCGTGGCAACAGGTGGCATTATCTCCGGATATTTATCGGACAAGTTCGGTCGCAAGACAATGCTCTTCATATCGGCCGTGCTGCAGACCATATTCG GTCTTGGGCTCTACATCTGCAGCTCCTTCGAGCTATATCTCACACTTCGCGCTCTGCTCGGCCTGGTATCGGTGTCGGTGACCTACTCCGGCCTGATCCTGGCCATCGAGTACGTGGATGGCAAGTGGAGGACCATCGCCGGGATGTACAACCTGTTTCCACTGCCAATCTCCTACATGATCATATCGGGCCTGGCCTATTTGACCCAGGACTATCAACGCCTGCAGCTCTGCATTGGAATTCCGGGGATTTTTCTCTGTTTCCTCTG GTTTGTGGTGCCGGAATCGCCGCGCTGGCTGCTGGTCAAAGGTCGAATCGATGAGGTGCGTCGGATCATTGAGGCGGCGGCCAAGTTCAATGGTCGCCAGCTGCCCGCCGACTATCAGCTGACTCCTCCCACGCAGgagagcagttcgcaggatgTGACCTACCTGTTCCGCTCCAGCTACCTGCGACGCATCTCCATCTGCTTCTTCTGCATCTGGTTCACCATGAACCTGGTCTACTATGGCATTATACTCAACATGAGCTCCTTCGGCGGCAATGTCTACTTGAATTCG GCGCTAGCTGGCCTAGTCGAAATACCCGCCATCGCCGTGGCCATGTACATCATCACCAAGGTGGGCAAGAAGTGGCTCTTCTGCGCCACTTTGATCTGTGCCGGCGTCGCCTGCTGCTGTGCGGCCATCACCGAGGGTCAAGCGGATCTGCTCTGGCTGAAGATCACATTCCTGATGATGGGCAAGTTCACCATAAGTGCGGGCAACACCATAATGCCGGTATACACGGCGGAACTCTATCCCACGCCCATTCGCAATGTGGGCGTTGGGGCCTGCAATGTGGCCGCCGGCGTGGCCCTGATCCTCACCCCCTACCTTTCGCTCCTG AACAAGATTGAGGGTCACCTGCTGATGACCCTGCTGACCGCCTGGAGCATCTTTGGTGGCTTCGTGGTGCTCTTCCTGCCCGAGACCGCGGTGCGTTCAAAGGGCGACAACCAGGGCGGCTCCCATGCCAGTGCCAATGCCAATGCCAGTGCCGCCAAGCAGGTGTAA